A window of the Tiliqua scincoides isolate rTilSci1 chromosome 5, rTilSci1.hap2, whole genome shotgun sequence genome harbors these coding sequences:
- the LOC136652386 gene encoding vomeronasal type-2 receptor 26-like produces the protein MTQSSLPGRIEPKHYQHLFSFIFTIEEINRNPNLLPNVTLGFNIYDNFFNHMVTYEATLDLLFQQQRKIPNYKCGSKGNVLPVIAGLTVDHVIQMATILSLYKNPQWHSLLKHVRFNNDAGQEILLANEELSFGFDLINWIFFPNQSFLAVRVGKISSDQHFTISEETIMWNSRFQQIPPHSTCVESCRVGQSKTVQEAEPVCCYKCTPCLEGMIANQTDAAQCVKCPEDQYPNKNQDQCIPKVITFLSYGEPLGMILVSVALSFTIITVLVILIFLKNWDTPIVKANNQSLSCVLLSSILLCYLSSLLFIGKLAVCSEDMYADCKIEYNLQRSGDAIIGGVLSFLHPERSANDFQRPLSIASRDFIVMFKNYQHLLSFIFTIDEINRNPNLLPNVTLGYNIYDNFFNEMAAYEPTIDLLFNQQRTIPNYKCGKKGNVLPLIAGLTVDYTIQMATFLSLYKIPQQTFQCCGNGNVDDCKHCTGEEKLESLPASWFEMEMSGQSYQVYNALYAVAHALHAIYMSRKRRVVDGGEFKHANVEPWQLHPLIKHVCFNNDAEEEVWFEKEEVPKQWQFFSRSNVWCNGDAVQCVQCPEDQYPHKNQDQCIPKVITFLNYGEPLGIVLVSVALSFTVITGLVIIIFLKNWNTPIVKANNQSLTCVLLGAILLCYLSSLLFIGKPDKVSCLLRQSVFRIIFSVAVSCVLAKTITVILAFMATQPGNNMRKWLGKKVTNSIVLSCSLIQVGICIGWLSTSPPFPDTDMRSHSGQIIMECNEGSIIMFYSVLGYVGILAIISFSVAFFARKLPDTFNEAKLITFSMLVFCSVWISFIPAYLSTKGKAVVAVGVFAILSSNTGLLICIFLPKCSLIILRADLNSKNLLRERRSY, from the exons ATGACCCAATCAAGTCTTCCTGGAAG AATAGAACCCAAACATTATCAACATCTCTTCTCCTTCATTTTCACCATTGAGGAGATCAataggaatcccaacctcttgcccaatgTGACCCTGGGGTTTAATATCTATGACAACTTCTTCAATCACATGGTAACATACGAGGCCACCCTAGATCTCCTCTTCCAACAGCAAAGGAAGATACCTAACTACAAGTGTGGAAGCAAAGGGAATGTATTGCCTGTCATTGCAGGGCTCACTGTAGACCATGTCATTCAAATGGCCACCATTTTGAGCCTATATAAGAATCCCCAG tggcactctttactcaaacATGTCCGCTTTAACAATGATGCTGGGCAGGAAATCTTGCTTGCGAATGAGGAATTATCCTTTGGATTTGATCTCATCAACTGGATCTTCttccccaatcaatccttcctgGCGGTCCGAGTTGGGAAGATTTCATCAGATCAACACTTTACCATCAGTGAGGAGACCATcatgtggaatagcagatttcaacAG ATTCCACCCCATTCAACTTGTGTCGAAAGTTGCCGTGTAGGACAGAGCAAGACAGTTCAAGAGGCCGAACCAGTTTGTTGCTATAAGTGTACTCCATGTCTGGAAGGCATGATAGCAAACCAGACCG atgctgctcaatgtgtcaaatgcccagaagatcaatatccaaacaagaaccaagaccagTGTATCCCCAAGGTTATCACTTTCCTAAGCTATGGAGAGCCCTTGGGAATGattttggtttctgtggctttgtCCTTTACTATAATTACAGTTTTGGTGATACTCATCTTTCTGAAGAACTGggacacccccattgtcaaagccaacaaccagagtCTCAGCTGCgttcttctcagctccatcctgctttgctacctttcttccctgctcttcattggcaaGCTTG CTGTGTGTTCAGAGGATATGTATGCTGACTGCAAGATTGAATATAATCTGCAGAGGTCAGGCGATGCTATAATTGGTGGGGTCCTATCTTTTCTACATCCTGAAAGGTCTGCCAATGACTTTCAGAGACCACTATCAATAGCGTCAAGAGATTTTAT AGTAATGTTTAAAAATTATCAGCATCTTCTCTCCTTCATTTTCACCATTGATGAGATCAATAGGAACcccaacctcttgcccaatgTGACCCTGGGGTATAATATCTATGACAACTTTTTCAATGAAATGGCAGCATATGAGCCCACCATAGATCTACTATTCAATCAGCAAAGGACTATACCTAACTACAAGTGTGGAAAGAAAGGGAATGTCTTGCCTCTCATTGCAGGGCTCACTGTTGATTACACCATTCAAATGGCCACCTTTTTGAGCCTctataagattccacag CAAACATTTCAGTGTTGTGGAAATGGAAACGTAGATGATTGTAAACACTGCACAGGagaagagaagctggagagcctgcCTGCATCTTGGTTTGAGATGGAAATGAGTGGCCAGAGCTACCAAGTCTACAATGCTctttatgctgtggcacatgctttacatgccatcTATATGTCCAGGAAAAGAAGAGTGGTAGACGGAGGAGAATTCAAACATGCAAACGTTGAACCTTGGCAG TTGCACCCTTTAATCAAACATGTCTGCTTTAACAATGATGCTGAGGAGGAAGTCTGGTTTGAAAAAGAG GAAGTTCCAAAGCAGTGGCAGTTCTTCAGCAGGTCAAATGTGTGGTGCAACGGAG ATGCAGTTCAATGTGTccaatgcccagaagatcaatatccacaCAAAAACCAAGACCAGTGTATCCCCAAGGTCATCACCTTCCTAAACTATGGCGAGCCCTTGGGAATCgttttggtttctgtggctttgtCCTTTACTGTGATCACAGGTTTGGTGATAATAATATTTCTAAAGAactggaacacccccattgtcaaagccaacaaccagagtctcacctgtgttcttcttggtgccatcctgctttgctacctttcctccctaCTCTTCATTGGGAAGCCTGacaaggtgtcctgccttcttcGGCAATCAGTTTTTCGCATCATtttttctgtggctgtttcttgtgtgttggccaaaaccatcactgtaatcttggccttcatggccactcaACCAGGCAAcaacatgaggaaatggctggggaaaaaagtgaccaactccattgtcctttcctgctccctcattcaagtggggatttgcatTGGGTGGCTGTCAACCTCCCCTCCATTTCCAGACACTGACATGCGCTCCCATTCTGGGCAAATCATcatggaatgtaatgaaggttccATCATCATGTTCTACTCTGTTCTGGGCTATGTTGgtattctggccatcatcagcttctctgtggctttctttgccagaaaactacCTGACACgttcaatgaagccaaactgatcaccttcagcatgttggtcttttgcagtgtgtggatctccttcattcctgcttacctcagCACCAAGGGCAAAGCTGTGGTGGCTGTGGGGGTCTTTGCCATCTTgtcctccaacactggcctcctgatctGTATTTTTCTCCCCAAATGCTCCCTTATTATTCTAAGAGCAGATCTCAACTCCAAGAATCTGCTAAGAGAGAGAAGAAGTTATTAA